From Paenibacillus polymyxa, the proteins below share one genomic window:
- a CDS encoding YunG family protein yields MNANRILKLEKALFQAWSLESSSKWTAKNPAAGQCGVTALVVQDRLGGDILKTWLDSGWHYYNRIGEDIIDFTESQFSSLPQYQHVQSNREEAFSDTNAEQYAALSRRLGESYMGT; encoded by the coding sequence TTGAATGCAAACCGTATTTTGAAATTAGAAAAGGCGTTGTTTCAGGCTTGGTCTTTGGAGTCTAGCTCTAAATGGACAGCCAAGAATCCTGCCGCCGGACAATGTGGTGTCACAGCGCTTGTCGTTCAGGACAGGCTTGGCGGTGATATTTTGAAGACATGGCTGGATAGTGGCTGGCATTATTACAATCGCATCGGTGAGGACATTATAGATTTTACGGAGTCACAATTTTCAAGCCTTCCACAGTATCAGCATGTACAATCCAACCGGGAAGAAGCATTTTCAGACACCAACGCAGAGCAGTATGCAGCTTTAAGCCGGAGACTAGGGGAATCGTATATGGGTACATAA
- a CDS encoding VOC family protein, with product MQDSSPKITTFFMFPGQAEEAMQYYTSVFKPSGIMSIFHQEDGTVLHAVFNLKGQTFMAIDYNHQDKHSFTPALSLFVTCDSEEEIHRVFGQLSQEGRVLMPLEASPVSQQFGWVEDKYGVSWQLNLAKG from the coding sequence ATGCAGGATTCTAGTCCAAAAATCACAACGTTTTTCATGTTCCCCGGTCAAGCAGAGGAAGCCATGCAATATTATACCTCTGTATTTAAGCCGTCTGGTATCATGAGCATTTTTCATCAGGAAGATGGGACCGTGTTACATGCCGTATTCAACCTCAAAGGGCAAACCTTTATGGCCATAGATTATAACCATCAGGACAAACACTCTTTTACTCCAGCTTTATCGCTATTCGTCACTTGTGATTCGGAAGAAGAAATTCATCGTGTGTTTGGTCAGCTATCTCAGGAAGGCCGAGTTTTGATGCCCCTTGAAGCCTCGCCCGTAAGCCAACAGTTTGGCTGGGTCGAAGATAAATACGGTGTTTCATGGCAATTGAATTTGGCAAAAGGGTAA
- a CDS encoding M1 family metallopeptidase — protein sequence MTPARTKIVLLSTLALGLLAGTLWFAWQPQSQSVSQSAGKPLYGSESESALAPNMGKPLGANIMPDLPKNPPQPASEILSKRVVEYHIDVSLEKGRVLRGTETLTWKHPGKKTVNDLYLHLYPNAFSSMETTFMKESGGKLRGDTMPKDGFGSMTLTELKTEDGLSLMHRTQYVQPDDGNASDRSLIKVRLPKPVRGGEEITLYMKFEVKLPGIFARMGATDDFVMAGQWFPKLSVYETAGQRGRAEEGWNLHQYHGNSEFYADFGIYSIRIRVPETHIVAATGFPTRGAVRQNGQKIYQFYADDVHDFAWSASPNFVAVEEPFSSTEVPGVKIKLYLDPSHKELKGRYMSAAKAALSYYSKWYGPYPYSTLSIVVPPKTGSGAGGMEYPTLITAAAADQLNPGYNLERTLVHEIGHQYFYGMVANNEFEEPWLDEGFTSYAEERLMEQEYGLTPNLPLQSGQVASPQPLNRESWKYGSAAEYAQNAYSRGKLVLRGIERQVGMKKMDRIMRTYVQTYRFKYPTSQDFQHVVERVTGRSWSHYFEQYVYDGQMADFSVDRIMNHKLENGYEAVVTLSKKGADYPKIPVQFTFKDGTTIFKAWDGAGKSTTFRLKSASPVSYVTVDPLYTIALENKHINNSLKAELDEKQQTRWSVSVTKLLETLLGSLSW from the coding sequence ATGACCCCAGCACGCACCAAAATCGTTTTATTGTCCACACTAGCCCTCGGACTCCTCGCAGGGACGTTATGGTTTGCCTGGCAACCCCAATCGCAATCCGTCTCTCAGTCCGCAGGCAAACCACTATACGGCTCCGAGTCTGAGTCTGCGCTTGCGCCAAATATGGGCAAGCCTCTAGGGGCCAACATCATGCCCGACCTGCCCAAGAACCCTCCACAGCCCGCTTCGGAAATTCTCAGCAAACGGGTGGTGGAATATCACATTGATGTATCTCTGGAAAAAGGACGGGTTTTGCGAGGCACTGAGACACTGACCTGGAAGCATCCGGGTAAGAAAACTGTGAATGATCTGTATCTTCATCTATACCCGAATGCCTTCTCTTCCATGGAAACCACCTTTATGAAAGAATCCGGCGGAAAGCTGCGCGGAGACACCATGCCTAAGGATGGCTTTGGCTCCATGACGCTGACCGAACTAAAAACAGAAGACGGTTTATCTCTCATGCACCGCACTCAATATGTACAACCAGATGACGGTAACGCAAGCGACCGTTCGCTCATAAAGGTGCGTCTACCCAAGCCGGTACGAGGTGGCGAAGAAATCACACTATATATGAAGTTTGAAGTCAAACTGCCTGGCATTTTTGCTCGTATGGGTGCGACAGATGATTTTGTAATGGCTGGACAGTGGTTTCCAAAGCTCAGCGTCTATGAGACTGCAGGACAACGTGGACGCGCCGAAGAGGGCTGGAACCTCCATCAGTACCATGGCAACTCCGAGTTCTATGCCGACTTCGGAATTTACAGTATACGGATTCGGGTGCCTGAAACACACATCGTAGCAGCGACCGGTTTTCCCACCCGTGGTGCAGTACGACAGAACGGCCAAAAAATATATCAATTTTATGCCGATGATGTACACGATTTTGCCTGGTCTGCTTCACCCAACTTTGTAGCCGTAGAAGAACCCTTCTCTTCTACTGAGGTTCCTGGTGTCAAAATCAAGCTCTATCTGGACCCGTCCCATAAGGAACTCAAAGGACGTTACATGAGCGCAGCCAAGGCTGCCCTTTCGTACTACAGCAAATGGTACGGGCCTTATCCATATTCCACTCTATCCATCGTCGTTCCACCCAAAACAGGCAGTGGAGCCGGCGGCATGGAATATCCGACACTCATCACGGCCGCAGCTGCGGACCAACTGAATCCTGGCTATAATCTGGAACGGACGCTGGTTCATGAAATTGGGCATCAATATTTCTACGGAATGGTAGCCAACAATGAATTTGAGGAGCCTTGGCTGGATGAAGGCTTCACCTCCTATGCAGAGGAACGGCTCATGGAACAAGAATATGGGCTTACCCCCAACTTGCCATTACAATCGGGACAGGTAGCTTCCCCACAGCCGCTAAACCGCGAATCCTGGAAGTACGGATCGGCGGCTGAGTATGCGCAAAATGCCTATTCACGAGGTAAATTAGTACTACGAGGTATTGAGCGTCAGGTGGGTATGAAAAAAATGGACCGGATTATGCGGACCTACGTCCAGACTTATCGATTCAAGTATCCGACCTCACAGGATTTTCAACATGTCGTGGAGAGAGTGACCGGACGATCATGGAGCCACTATTTTGAACAATATGTATATGACGGCCAGATGGCGGATTTTTCAGTCGATCGCATCATGAACCACAAGCTGGAGAATGGATACGAAGCAGTCGTGACGCTCAGCAAAAAAGGAGCAGATTATCCCAAAATCCCTGTTCAATTTACCTTCAAGGATGGCACAACGATATTCAAGGCATGGGATGGTGCGGGCAAAAGTACAACTTTCCGACTCAAAAGCGCTTCCCCCGTGTCCTATGTGACTGTAGATCCTCTATACACTATTGCACTGGAGAACAAGCATATTAATAATAGCCTGAAGGCTGAATTGGATGAAAAACAACAAACCCGTTGGAGTGTAAGTGTAACCAAGCTGTTGGAGACACTGCTTGGAAGTCTGTCATGGTGA
- a CDS encoding PTS sugar transporter subunit IIA gives MFKWLKKKAAPRIEEFDMVAPVKGKVVSLEEVPDPAFSTKAMGDGIAIHPSEGRVTAPFAGKVAHVMEKSKHALIIEHESGVQVLIHVGINTVSLKGQGFNPKVQVGDSIKAGQLLMEFDLDAIQQGGLPVITPVIVPDGQDMISHVEILDNPSASPDVPVLRVHLKA, from the coding sequence ATGTTTAAATGGTTGAAAAAGAAGGCGGCTCCCCGTATTGAAGAATTCGACATGGTAGCGCCGGTTAAAGGAAAAGTGGTTTCCCTGGAAGAGGTTCCAGATCCTGCATTCTCGACAAAAGCTATGGGGGATGGCATCGCTATTCATCCGTCTGAGGGTAGGGTCACCGCTCCTTTCGCGGGAAAAGTTGCTCATGTTATGGAGAAAAGCAAACACGCTCTCATTATTGAACATGAATCTGGCGTACAAGTTTTGATACATGTCGGCATTAATACCGTTTCCCTCAAAGGACAGGGATTTAATCCTAAAGTCCAAGTAGGAGATAGCATTAAAGCAGGGCAATTATTGATGGAATTTGATCTGGATGCAATTCAACAGGGTGGATTACCTGTAATTACTCCAGTAATCGTTCCAGACGGGCAAGATATGATCAGCCATGTCGAAATACTGGATAATCCATCTGCTTCTCCAGATGTACCTGTATTAAGAGTTCACTTGAAAGCATAG
- the motB gene encoding flagellar motor protein MotB yields the protein MSKKRHEPHEEHADESWLLPYSDLMTLLLALFIVLFGMSSLDAKKFETMAQSLSSAFSGGTGVLDHSAANPSSQSMDMGKNKEEVSQPLKSKATSTSDLQKQLAQREEEDLKKLKKQMDQYIQNNGLSTLLNTKLNQSQLMITISDNALFSSGQAEVKPEARKLAKSISSMLQQFPGYDVIVSGHTDNVPISNSQFPSNFDLSAKRSLNFLRILLLNPQLDPTKFVSIGYGEYRPLAGNQTGAGRAKNRRVEISVLRKYQNGTQVISPTSSSNEG from the coding sequence GTGAGTAAAAAGAGACATGAACCGCATGAAGAGCATGCTGACGAAAGCTGGCTGTTGCCATATTCCGACTTAATGACCCTTCTGTTGGCTCTTTTCATTGTCTTATTCGGTATGAGCTCGCTCGATGCCAAAAAATTTGAAACTATGGCTCAATCCCTGAGTTCAGCTTTTAGTGGCGGTACTGGCGTGCTGGATCACTCAGCCGCGAATCCGTCGTCACAATCCATGGATATGGGCAAAAATAAAGAAGAGGTATCACAACCCTTAAAATCGAAAGCCACTTCTACCTCTGATCTGCAAAAGCAACTCGCCCAGCGGGAAGAAGAAGATTTAAAGAAGCTTAAAAAGCAAATGGATCAGTATATTCAAAATAACGGCCTGTCCACCCTACTGAACACCAAGTTGAACCAATCCCAGCTGATGATCACCATTAGTGATAATGCCCTATTTTCATCCGGGCAGGCCGAAGTAAAGCCAGAAGCGAGAAAGCTGGCCAAATCCATTTCCAGCATGCTCCAACAGTTTCCTGGTTATGACGTTATCGTATCAGGTCATACGGACAATGTACCTATTTCCAATAGTCAGTTTCCGTCCAACTTTGATTTGAGTGCCAAGCGTTCGCTCAATTTCTTGCGTATTTTGTTGCTCAATCCGCAGCTTGATCCTACCAAGTTTGTATCCATCGGATATGGCGAGTATCGACCATTGGCAGGCAATCAAACTGGAGCAGGACGTGCCAAAAACCGTCGTGTCGAAATTTCCGTTCTTCGCAAATATCAGAACGGTACACAAGTTATTAGTCCTACCTCAAGCTCGAATGAAGGTTGA
- a CDS encoding GNAT family N-acetyltransferase has protein sequence MPASISNYRIVPMDEHQAAEICEWRYDPPYNIYGWLPWEQMKALEVEFGSPTLRQEQYVAVMDEENELTGFAQYFPMVGVTRLGLGMHPERCGHGTGSDFVRAIAEEARRRHPQNEIDLEVLTWNQRAIRAYKAAGFELTDTYERQTPDGRKPFHCMVYRPEQQNRVL, from the coding sequence GTGCCGGCCTCAATATCCAACTACCGGATCGTACCGATGGACGAGCATCAAGCGGCTGAAATCTGTGAGTGGCGCTATGATCCCCCCTACAACATATACGGCTGGCTTCCCTGGGAACAAATGAAGGCACTTGAAGTCGAATTTGGAAGTCCCACGCTTCGCCAAGAGCAATATGTTGCGGTCATGGACGAAGAGAATGAGCTGACGGGATTTGCTCAATATTTCCCTATGGTCGGTGTGACCCGGCTGGGTCTTGGAATGCATCCCGAAAGATGCGGACATGGCACAGGCTCCGACTTTGTCCGGGCCATTGCCGAGGAAGCCAGACGGCGTCATCCGCAGAATGAAATTGACCTAGAGGTTCTCACTTGGAATCAGCGGGCTATACGAGCCTACAAGGCAGCTGGATTTGAGCTGACGGATACCTATGAACGCCAGACTCCAGATGGCAGAAAGCCGTTCCATTGTATGGTATATCGTCCTGAACAACAGAATCGGGTTCTATAA
- a CDS encoding transporter, which yields MSLLPQVPFGTQPGTPGPFTPSGPSIPQFPDIQDSFPSPVGPPPGPGPLSPQPFSPPPQGPFGPQGGQQAQAPTSPPPPFTPPKPLVSTFAVDPGAIFGCLYRNTFVWLTNGERFWMYPVFVGRTSVAGFRWSGRFWFYYGVDTNRIESFSCFW from the coding sequence ATGTCTTTACTGCCACAAGTTCCTTTCGGAACGCAACCGGGTACTCCGGGTCCATTCACACCGTCAGGTCCTTCAATTCCACAATTTCCTGATATACAGGATTCGTTTCCGTCTCCGGTAGGTCCGCCACCAGGGCCAGGCCCCCTTTCGCCACAGCCTTTCTCACCGCCGCCGCAAGGGCCGTTCGGTCCGCAAGGTGGGCAACAAGCTCAAGCACCAACTTCCCCACCACCACCATTTACGCCACCAAAGCCGCTAGTTTCAACATTTGCGGTTGACCCTGGAGCCATTTTCGGTTGTTTGTACCGCAATACGTTTGTATGGCTGACGAACGGAGAGCGTTTCTGGATGTACCCTGTCTTTGTAGGCAGAACATCGGTAGCGGGTTTTCGGTGGAGTGGACGTTTCTGGTTTTACTATGGTGTAGACACCAACCGTATTGAGTCGTTTAGTTGTTTTTGGTAA
- the motA gene encoding flagellar motor stator protein MotA: protein MQITTIIGLVLGLLSLVVGMILKGAPVVNLVNNPAAYMIIFVGTAASIFMAFPMDDMKRVPKLFKIIFTQQKLLDRKELIGTFTEWASITRREGLLALESKVEEIDDPFMRGGMRMIIDGNDQEFVRDVLMEDINATEDRHRAGALIFSQAGMYAPTLGVLGAVVGLIAALADLSDMEKLSHAIAAAFIATLLGIFTGYVLWHPMSNKLKRLSKKEVELKLMMVEGLLSIQSGISTIAISQKLAIFLTPTERASMTQKDGDSSE, encoded by the coding sequence ATGCAAATTACAACCATTATTGGACTTGTGCTCGGGCTTTTGTCACTGGTCGTCGGGATGATCCTAAAGGGCGCGCCAGTCGTCAATCTGGTCAATAATCCCGCTGCTTACATGATTATTTTCGTCGGAACAGCAGCAAGTATATTCATGGCGTTTCCGATGGATGACATGAAACGGGTGCCAAAGCTGTTTAAAATTATTTTCACCCAGCAGAAATTGCTGGATCGCAAGGAGCTTATCGGTACATTTACCGAATGGGCATCCATTACCCGTCGTGAAGGTCTGCTCGCGCTGGAATCCAAGGTCGAAGAGATCGACGATCCCTTTATGCGCGGCGGTATGCGAATGATTATCGATGGTAATGATCAGGAGTTCGTACGCGATGTTCTGATGGAAGACATTAACGCTACCGAAGATAGACACCGCGCCGGCGCACTAATTTTCTCCCAAGCCGGTATGTACGCTCCAACACTCGGGGTACTTGGTGCGGTTGTAGGTCTGATCGCCGCTCTGGCCGACCTTAGTGACATGGAAAAACTGTCCCATGCCATTGCAGCCGCTTTTATTGCAACGTTGCTCGGTATTTTTACAGGTTATGTCCTATGGCATCCAATGTCCAACAAGCTGAAACGGCTATCCAAAAAAGAAGTGGAACTTAAGTTAATGATGGTCGAAGGTCTGCTTTCCATTCAATCCGGTATCTCGACGATTGCCATCAGCCAGAAGCTAGCAATCTTCCTAACTCCAACCGAACGGGCTTCGATGACCCAGAAGGATGGCGATTCCAGTGAGTAA
- the rluF gene encoding 23S rRNA pseudouridine(2604) synthase RluF gives MRINKFISETGFCSRREADKLVESGRVTINGEVAVLGSQAEEGDDVRVNGKPLRDKSDHVYIALNKPVGITSTTESHIRGNIVDFVGHPQRIFPIGRLDKDSEGLILLTNDGDIVNKILRAEGKHEKEYIVTVDRPVTPSFLQGMSSGVKILGHRTLPCEVTRVSEYVFRIILTEGKNRQIRRMCAAFGYEVKKLQRLRIMNIRLGSLQKGAWRDLTEAEKLELGQMLDYTLS, from the coding sequence TTGCGCATTAACAAATTTATCAGCGAAACTGGCTTTTGCTCGCGCCGGGAGGCGGACAAGCTGGTAGAGAGCGGCCGCGTGACGATTAACGGCGAAGTGGCCGTGCTGGGCAGTCAAGCGGAAGAAGGCGATGATGTCCGTGTGAACGGCAAGCCACTGCGCGATAAGTCCGATCACGTCTATATTGCATTGAACAAGCCAGTCGGCATTACTAGCACGACAGAGAGTCACATTAGAGGCAATATTGTCGATTTTGTGGGGCACCCGCAACGGATATTCCCAATTGGACGCTTGGATAAGGATTCGGAAGGTCTCATTTTATTGACCAATGATGGGGACATTGTGAATAAGATTTTACGGGCAGAAGGCAAGCATGAGAAAGAATATATCGTAACAGTGGATCGTCCGGTCACTCCATCCTTTTTGCAGGGGATGTCCAGCGGTGTGAAGATACTCGGTCATCGGACGCTGCCCTGTGAGGTAACACGTGTATCTGAGTATGTATTCCGTATTATTCTGACAGAAGGGAAAAATCGTCAGATCCGACGTATGTGTGCTGCCTTCGGTTATGAAGTTAAAAAACTGCAGCGCTTGCGAATCATGAATATTCGATTGGGGTCCCTTCAGAAAGGCGCCTGGCGCGATTTAACAGAGGCTGAAAAGCTGGAACTGGGCCAGATGCTTGATTATACGCTTAGCTAA
- a CDS encoding 4a-hydroxytetrahydrobiopterin dehydratase — translation MPFTQEEIEAHLEKLEGWELEEGRWIVRKYNFSSFMKGIAFVDEVAAISEAFNHHPFITIDYKTVTLRLTSWDDGGIMAVDIKEAQQYNEAFEKMRSSH, via the coding sequence ATGCCTTTTACACAAGAAGAGATTGAAGCACATCTGGAGAAGCTGGAGGGCTGGGAACTGGAGGAAGGACGTTGGATCGTTCGGAAATATAATTTTTCCAGTTTTATGAAAGGAATTGCCTTCGTGGATGAAGTTGCCGCTATATCTGAGGCATTTAATCACCATCCATTTATTACGATTGATTACAAGACCGTGACTCTGCGTTTGACCTCCTGGGACGATGGCGGTATTATGGCCGTAGATATTAAGGAAGCCCAACAATATAATGAAGCTTTCGAAAAAATGCGCAGCAGTCATTGA
- a CDS encoding YwhD family protein: protein MSENQPDGKKQIALNIVSGKSKHKGFGAGSIDLNSMSPVIIDRGEAKIDVGAMHAKSKVERGIKFSTNKEDVPNGRQVWLVWVAVDRTPEGRMYGGATACEMLIDDEAKRGWKILADHVNRMDYALKRRFMLDDLGSEDKAALRSLLISHNQEWWDASPEELKQALEG from the coding sequence ATGAGTGAAAATCAACCGGACGGCAAAAAGCAGATTGCACTGAATATTGTCAGTGGCAAGAGTAAACATAAGGGCTTCGGCGCAGGCTCAATCGACCTGAATAGCATGTCCCCGGTCATCATTGACCGCGGAGAGGCGAAAATTGATGTCGGTGCCATGCATGCCAAAAGTAAAGTAGAACGTGGAATCAAGTTCTCTACGAATAAAGAGGACGTACCGAACGGACGCCAGGTATGGCTGGTATGGGTAGCTGTGGACCGTACGCCCGAAGGACGTATGTATGGTGGCGCGACGGCCTGCGAGATGCTGATTGACGACGAAGCCAAACGCGGCTGGAAAATTCTTGCCGATCATGTTAATCGTATGGATTATGCACTCAAGCGCCGTTTCATGCTGGATGATCTCGGCAGCGAAGATAAAGCAGCGCTCAGAAGCCTGCTGATTTCACATAATCAGGAATGGTGGGACGCTTCGCCTGAGGAATTGAAGCAGGCGCTGGAAGGGTAA
- a CDS encoding pentapeptide repeat-containing protein has protein sequence MYTADCEKCFGLCCVALPYAKSADFAFNKDGGTPCQHLNADYRCDIHKNLRNKGLRGCTVYDCFGAGQRISQVTYNGKSWRDDPAIADEMFNLFPIMQQLYEMLYYLNEALSLQETHSIYTELQEAMAKTEQLTDQDRKSLIDLHVPTHRALVNDLLVQTSELVREKCKKNMENHKLSKKIKSRDLIGANLRGANLRGANLRGVLLIAADLREADLSMTDLIGADFRDADLSGANLEGSIFLTQAQLNSAKGNCKTRLPSSLSVPSHWLH, from the coding sequence TTGTATACTGCCGATTGTGAAAAATGTTTTGGTTTATGCTGTGTCGCCTTGCCTTATGCCAAATCTGCTGATTTTGCCTTTAACAAGGATGGAGGAACTCCCTGTCAACATCTAAATGCGGATTATCGCTGTGACATTCATAAGAACCTGAGGAATAAAGGCTTGCGAGGCTGTACAGTATATGATTGCTTTGGGGCAGGTCAAAGAATTTCCCAAGTTACATACAACGGAAAAAGCTGGCGAGACGACCCGGCAATAGCTGATGAAATGTTCAATCTATTTCCCATCATGCAGCAGCTTTATGAAATGCTCTATTACCTAAATGAAGCCCTTAGCTTACAAGAAACTCACTCCATCTATACCGAGTTACAAGAAGCAATGGCGAAAACAGAGCAGCTTACGGATCAAGATCGAAAATCCCTCATAGATCTTCATGTACCCACCCATAGGGCGCTAGTCAATGATTTACTTGTACAAACAAGTGAGTTAGTGCGAGAAAAATGTAAGAAAAACATGGAGAACCATAAACTGAGTAAAAAAATCAAAAGTAGAGACCTGATCGGGGCCAATTTAAGAGGCGCTAATCTGAGAGGTGCCAACCTGAGAGGCGTTCTACTGATTGCTGCTGACCTTCGAGAAGCTGATTTGAGCATGACTGACCTTATCGGGGCAGACTTTAGAGATGCTGATTTAAGTGGGGCTAATCTGGAGGGAAGCATCTTTCTTACACAAGCGCAATTAAATTCGGCTAAAGGCAATTGCAAAACCAGGCTGCCCTCGTCTCTAAGCGTTCCCAGCCATTGGCTGCATTAG
- a CDS encoding C40 family peptidase has product MKKKLTIAAMGLAIAFTSFTFGGSSAFADSKMDQVIQDAKGTNYRSGGTTLEGFDCSGFTMYVFNKLGIKLPHQSGSQFKMGSSVSRDEMRPGDLVFFNTTGRGVSHVGIFVGEGKFAHSSTSRGVVVSSLNENYYANRYVGAKRIMSTDAYHSVASDIPDDDNVE; this is encoded by the coding sequence TTGAAGAAGAAGCTAACGATCGCAGCCATGGGTCTCGCCATTGCCTTTACATCTTTTACATTCGGTGGCAGCAGTGCATTTGCAGACTCCAAGATGGACCAGGTCATCCAAGATGCCAAAGGAACGAACTACAGAAGCGGAGGCACTACACTCGAGGGATTCGATTGCTCCGGCTTCACAATGTATGTATTCAACAAACTGGGAATTAAACTGCCGCATCAATCTGGATCACAATTCAAAATGGGTTCTTCTGTATCCCGCGATGAAATGAGACCAGGCGACCTGGTGTTCTTCAACACCACAGGAAGAGGCGTTTCCCATGTAGGTATCTTCGTAGGTGAAGGGAAATTCGCCCACTCCTCGACTTCACGTGGTGTAGTAGTTAGCTCACTGAACGAAAATTATTACGCTAACCGTTATGTCGGTGCAAAAAGAATTATGAGCACAGACGCTTACCATTCTGTAGCTTCAGATATTCCTGATGACGACAACGTAGAATAA